In Etheostoma spectabile isolate EspeVRDwgs_2016 chromosome 20, UIUC_Espe_1.0, whole genome shotgun sequence, the following are encoded in one genomic region:
- the acvr1l gene encoding activin receptor type-1 has translation MGRCSVHVLLLLLLQTLQTTAEGSDGQLACLCDSPTCLQATQCHGTRCFSSVKVGKGGSGVVFERGCLEGLEKISLICSTAPSFHHAIFCCSQDMCNGNTTRSSLMSLLPTAPEGEPVGYRVGTLALFVLGPVVVLALLSAVSVLACRRLHHGRLQRLQEFDTEQGAIDGLITSNVGDSTLAELLDHPCTSGSGSGLPFLVQRTVARQISLMECVGKGRYGEVWRGQWQGENVAVKIFSSRDERSWFRETEIYNTVLLRHENILGFMASDMTSRNSSTQLWLITHYHENGSLYDYLQRVAVETSEGLAMAASIACGLVHLHTEIFGTEGKPAIAHRDLKSKNILVTKELRCCIADLGLAVTHSQADNLLDVGNNPKVGTKRYMAPEVLDETIQIDCFDAYKRVDIWAFGLVLWEIARRTYSNGIVEEYKPPFYDQVPNDPSFEDMRKVVCVEQQRPFIPNRWFSDPTLSALVKLMKECWYQNPSARLTALRIKKTLDKIHSSLEKGKEP, from the exons ATGGGTCGCTGCAGTGTCCACGTCCTTCTGCTGCTCTTGCTGCAGACCCTGCAGACAACAGCCGAGGGCTCAG ATGGACAGTTGGCGTGTCTGTGTGATAGCCCAACATGCCTCCAAGCTACCCAGTGCCATGGTACCCGGTGCTTCTCCTCTGTCAAAGTTGGCAAGGGTGGTAGCGGGGTGGTATTTGAGCGTGGCTGCCTGGAGGGGTTGGAGAAAATCAGTTTGATTTGCTCCACAGCTCCATCCTTCCACCATGCCATTTTCTGCTGCTCCCAGGACATGTGTAACGGCAACACCACCAGGAGTTCGCTGATGTCTCTGCTTCCAACAG CTCCAGAAGGTGAGCCAGTTGGGTATCGAGTGGGGACCTTAGCTCTCTTTGTACTTGGTCCAGTGGTGGTTCTGGCTCTGCTGTCTGCAGTGTCAGTTCTGGCCTGCAGGAGGCTCCATCACGGCCGTCTGCAGAGGCTGCAGGAATTTGACACTGAGCAGGGAGCCATAGACGGCCTCATCACCTCCAATGTGGGAGACAGCACTTTAGCG GAGCTGTTGGACCACCCGTGTACATCAGGCAGTGGTTCAGGTCTTCCCTTCCTCGTCCAGAGAACTGTGGCCAGACAGATCAGCCTGATGGAGTGTGTAG GCAAAGGAAGGTACGGAGAGGTGTGGCGGGGCCAGTGGCAGGGGGAGAACGTAGCTGTAAAAATCTTCTCCTCGAGAGATGAGAGGTCCTGGTTCAGAGAGACGGAGATCTACAATACTGTGCTGCTAAGACATGAAAACATACTGG GCTTCATGGCATCAGACATGACTTCTCGCAACTCCAGCACCCAGCTGTGGCTCATCACCCATTACCACGAGAACGGTTCACTTTATGACTACTTGCAACGAGTTGCTGTGGAGACGTCAGAGGGCCTGGCGATGGCGGCGTCCATAGCGTGCGGCCTGGTGCACCTGCACACAGAGATCTTTGGCACTGAGGGGAAACCGGCCATCGCACACCGGGATCTGAAGAGCAAAAACATCCTGGTCACAAAGGAGCTGCGCTGCTGCATCGCAGACCTGG GGCTGGCTGTGACCCACTCCCAGGCAGACAACCTGCTGGATGTTGGCAACAATCCGAAGGTTGGCACCAAGCGTTACATGGCACCTGAAGTACTGGACGAGACCATTCAGATAGACTGCTTTGATGCTTATAAGAGGGTGGACATCTGGGCCTTTGGGTTGGTGCTGTGGGAGATAGCAAGACGCACATACAGCAATG GCATTGTTGAGGAGTACAAGCCTCCGTTCTACGATCAGGTGCCAAATGACCCCAGCTTTGAGGACATGAGgaaggtggtgtgtgtggagcaGCAGAGGCCTTTCATTCCTAATCGTTGGTTCTCTGATCCT ACTCTCTCTGCTCTGGTGAAACTGATGAAGGAGTGTTGGTACCAGAACCCCTCTGCAAGGCTGACAGCACTGCGCATCAAGAAAACCCTGGACAAGATTCACAGCTCTCTGGAGAAGGGCAAGGAGCCGTGA
- the otomp gene encoding otolith matrix protein 1: MEHPERRLPVAFLLLLPLLYVSCVSNKKTTVSWCVLSDAEEQKCLDLAGNATAQNIRGSLQCVRGLNTRDCIHKIKNGTADAASMFADDIYAAGFCHGLELAAGESHNGVDGFSYYVVAMARRSSSDLSLLEMHERSSCHPGIRTTVGWTVPIGYLVNTSQISIGEQCNFPKAVGNFFGYSCVPGVKDAQHDPRGNNPKNLCEACIGDDNDRHICANNHRERHYGEAGALRCVAENLGDVAFVKHTTIFENLDGKNQESWALDLELEDLKLLCPDGTEAGLDEFDRCHLAAVPTNAVVVRMEDKCRVWKYLERLQNAFGNATEGFRLFSSAGYGESDLLFNDATHHLQRVLGSYTYWLGPTYTTMLQAFECEGFC; encoded by the exons ATGGAGCATCCAGAGAGAAGACTGCCTGTGgctttcctcctccttctgcctCTTCTGTATGTCAGCTGTGTCTCCAATAAAAAAACTACAG TATCctggtgtgtgttgtcagaCGCTGAAGAGCAGAAGTGTCTGGATTTGGCCGGGAATGCCACAGCTCAGAATATAAGAGGAAGTTTGCAATGTGTCCGTGGCCTGAACACCAGAGACTGTATACACAAAATCAAG aATGGGACAGCAGATGCTGCCTCCATGTTTGCAGATGACATCTATGCTGCTGGCTTCTGCCATGGCCTCGAGCTGGCTGCAGGAGAGTCCCACAACGGAGTAG ATGGTTTTAGCTACTACGTGGTGGCGATGGCACGTCGCTCCTCCTCAGACCTTTCCCTGCTGGAGATGCACGAGCGTAGCTCCTGTCATCCCGGAATACGCACCACAGTGGGGTGGACTGTTCCTATTGGCTACCTGGTCAACACTTCCCAGATCAGCATAGGGGAGCAGTGCAACTTCCCCAAAG CCGTCGGCAATTTCTTCGGTTACAGCTGTGTGCCGGGTGTCAAGGACGCCCAGCACGACCCGAGAGGCAACAACCCCAAGAACCTGTGCGAGGCCTGTATAGGAGACGACAACGACAGACACATCTGTGCCAACAACCACAGAGAGAGGCACTACGGAGAGGCAGGGGCGCTGAG gtGTGTGGCAGAGAACCTCGGGGATGTGGCCTTtgttaaacacacaacaatctttgaaaattTGGACG GTAAGAACCAGGAGTCCTGGGCCCTGGATCTGGAGCTGGAGGACCTGAAGCTGCTGTGCCCAGATGGAACCGAGGCGGGTCTGGATGAGTTTGACCGATGCCACCTGGCAGCTGTCCCCACCAACGCTGTGGTGGTGCGTATGGAGGACAAGTGTCGTGTCTGGAAGTACCTGGAACGTTTACAG AATGCGTTTGGCAATGCCACGGAGGGCTTCCGTCTGTTCAGCTCAGCAGGCTACGGCGAATCCGATCTGCTCTTCAATGATGCCACCCACCACTTGCAGAGGGTTCTGGGTAGCTACACCTACTGGCTGGGCCCTACTTACACCACCATGCTGCAAGCCTTTGAGTGTGAGG GCTTCTGCTGA